The Pseudomonas sp. TH06 genome has a window encoding:
- a CDS encoding sensor domain-containing diguanylate cyclase translates to MTLLWISLAIGVVMLAVIALLIWRERGLRKQLAEYRELLTRAAEGQNIHQDGDVERFKRSQYFARIGTWDWEVDSDRLYWSDAIYGMFGFKIGEITPSYALFCSCVHPDDRVRVRAGELRCLETGENHDEEYRVVWPDGTIRWLRETGNVVRNDHEAVIKMMGVVRDITEEKASASYLQHLAHFDLLTGLPNRLVLEQRLSEALDHARQTDTRVALVFIDLNGFKTINDHYGHAAGDRVLITTATRLKRILRVTDTVARIGGDEFVVILQGLAPGLDLQDEARSICQKIFIELSPPISIGNDQRHIGTSLGVAVFPDHATAMDRLLHIADLAMYEAKRSGNNQYRLGGGQVMNHIRVE, encoded by the coding sequence ATGACTCTGCTCTGGATCAGCCTCGCCATCGGTGTGGTCATGCTGGCTGTCATTGCCTTGCTGATCTGGCGCGAGCGCGGTTTGCGCAAGCAACTTGCCGAGTACCGTGAACTGCTGACACGCGCCGCTGAGGGCCAGAACATTCATCAGGACGGCGATGTCGAGCGCTTCAAGCGCAGCCAGTATTTTGCACGCATCGGTACGTGGGATTGGGAAGTCGACTCAGACCGGCTGTACTGGTCGGATGCGATCTACGGCATGTTCGGCTTCAAGATCGGCGAAATCACACCGTCCTATGCGCTGTTCTGTTCGTGCGTGCACCCGGACGATCGCGTCAGGGTGCGCGCCGGTGAACTGCGTTGCCTGGAAACCGGTGAAAACCACGATGAGGAATACCGCGTGGTCTGGCCCGACGGCACGATTCGCTGGCTACGGGAAACCGGCAACGTGGTGCGCAACGACCACGAGGCGGTGATCAAAATGATGGGCGTGGTGCGCGACATCACCGAAGAGAAAGCCTCGGCCAGCTACCTGCAACACCTCGCCCATTTCGATCTGCTGACCGGCCTGCCCAATCGCCTGGTGCTGGAACAACGCTTGTCCGAAGCACTGGATCACGCAAGGCAGACTGACACACGCGTAGCTCTGGTATTTATCGACCTCAACGGCTTCAAAACCATCAACGACCACTACGGTCACGCCGCCGGCGACCGAGTGCTGATCACCACGGCCACGCGGCTGAAACGCATCCTGCGCGTCACCGACACGGTTGCGCGCATTGGCGGTGATGAATTCGTGGTGATCCTGCAAGGCCTGGCACCGGGCCTCGACCTACAGGACGAAGCCCGCAGCATCTGCCAGAAAATCTTCATCGAACTGTCGCCCCCGATCAGCATCGGCAACGACCAGCGCCACATTGGTACCAGCCTTGGGGTAGCGGTGTTTCCGGATCATGCGACAGCCATGGATCGCCTGCTGCACATCGCCGATCTGGCGATGTATGAGGCCAAGCGCAGTGGTAATAATCAGTATCGGCTGGGGGGTGGGCAGGTGATGAATCACATTCGGGTCGAGTAG
- a CDS encoding FKBP-type peptidyl-prolyl cis-trans isomerase — translation MNDELQVIDLQVGEGKAAVKGALITTHYSGWLEDGSEFDSSHSRGKPFQCVIGTGRVIKGWDQGLMGMQVGGKRKLLVPAHLGYGERTMGKIPPNSNLVFEIELLEVLTRDD, via the coding sequence ATGAATGATGAACTGCAGGTAATCGATCTTCAGGTGGGCGAAGGCAAAGCCGCCGTCAAAGGTGCGCTGATCACCACCCACTACAGCGGTTGGCTGGAAGACGGCAGCGAGTTCGATTCTTCCCACAGCCGCGGCAAACCGTTCCAGTGCGTGATCGGCACTGGCCGCGTGATCAAGGGTTGGGATCAAGGCTTGATGGGCATGCAGGTCGGTGGCAAACGCAAACTGCTGGTGCCGGCGCACCTGGGTTACGGCGAGCGGACGATGGGCAAGATCCCGCCGAATTCCAATCTGGTGTTTGAGATTGAGTTGCTGGAAGTGCTGACACGGGATGATTGA
- a CDS encoding XRE family transcriptional regulator — translation MMDHQNISQRYSSVWDALEDTPQDAANMRLRAKLMRTLCETIRAWELPQKEAAKRLGITQPRLNDVLNGKIDKFSLDALVNLSAAAKLEVDICFPLGQPLQWA, via the coding sequence ATGATGGATCATCAAAATATTTCCCAGCGCTACTCAAGCGTCTGGGATGCACTGGAAGACACGCCGCAGGATGCCGCCAATATGCGTCTGCGGGCCAAGCTGATGCGCACGCTTTGCGAGACCATCCGGGCTTGGGAGCTTCCTCAAAAAGAAGCGGCCAAACGCTTGGGCATTACCCAGCCGCGACTCAACGATGTGCTCAATGGAAAAATCGACAAATTCTCTTTGGATGCGCTGGTCAATCTGTCAGCCGCAGCAAAGCTTGAGGTAGACATTTGCTTCCCGCTGGGTCAACCGCTGCAATGGGCTTGA
- a CDS encoding type II toxin-antitoxin system RelE/ParE family toxin, giving the protein MPRHKDVVFVGNALKDLKELPLDARRAAGFQLDLLQQGDEPFDWRPMKTVGRGVNEIRITEDSGAFRVFYVVNRPEAIYVLHVMHKTTRKTETRDIELARARYQEIR; this is encoded by the coding sequence ATGCCAAGACACAAGGATGTGGTGTTTGTCGGGAATGCGCTTAAAGACCTGAAAGAGCTCCCACTCGATGCCCGCAGAGCAGCGGGATTTCAGTTGGATCTCTTGCAACAGGGCGACGAACCCTTTGATTGGCGTCCAATGAAAACAGTTGGACGGGGCGTCAATGAAATCAGAATCACCGAGGATTCAGGGGCGTTTCGAGTGTTCTACGTGGTCAACCGACCTGAGGCGATCTATGTGCTGCATGTCATGCACAAGACCACACGCAAAACTGAAACGCGAGATATCGAACTGGCACGCGCCAGATACCAGGAAATAAGGTAG
- a CDS encoding DUF6124 family protein has translation MFKITPNPPETGAEIDPNPTSPYSTPGSRKLHEAAERALDHYLKPTPPSPPRRPSTMFLVDPNTGTEELMAHACESMASASIMLSDFAALLDSPYRNTVLGIQQVVMLGELAVNRALDKLDPDLRQ, from the coding sequence ATGTTCAAAATTACTCCGAACCCGCCCGAAACAGGCGCGGAAATCGATCCAAATCCTACGTCCCCCTATTCCACGCCGGGCTCCAGAAAACTCCACGAAGCCGCCGAACGCGCCCTCGATCATTACCTGAAACCCACGCCTCCTTCGCCACCGCGCAGACCCAGCACCATGTTTCTCGTTGACCCGAACACCGGCACCGAAGAGCTCATGGCCCATGCCTGCGAATCCATGGCCTCGGCCAGCATCATGCTCAGCGACTTCGCCGCCCTGCTCGACTCGCCCTACCGCAACACCGTGCTCGGCATCCAGCAAGTGGTGATGCTCGGCGAACTCGCGGTCAACCGCGCCCTCGACAAACTCGACCCCGACCTTAGGCAATGA
- the ftrA gene encoding transcriptional regulator FtrA yields MPTSPGLVAILAYDGLCTFEFGIAVEIFGLARPEFDFPWYTHAIAAVDQGPMRALGGIQVLADGGLELLAEARTIIIPGWRDRNAEVPQALLDALRQAHGRGARLLSICSGVFVLAASGLLDGHAATTHWRYTTELAQRFPAIAVDADVLYVDSSQLITSAGSAAGIDACLHLVARDFGTQVANSVARRLVMSPQRTGGQAQFIPTPVSPTPRNDLSRVMQWARERLHEPLEVRDLASEAAMSERTFLRRFTEASGQSPKTWLQHERLARARELLESTAHNTEQIAERCGYRSVESFRVAFRGVVGVPPSVYRERFGRGVKANS; encoded by the coding sequence ATGCCGACATCACCAGGTCTGGTCGCAATTCTGGCCTACGACGGCCTCTGCACCTTCGAGTTCGGCATTGCCGTGGAGATCTTCGGCCTGGCCCGGCCGGAGTTCGATTTCCCGTGGTACACGCACGCCATTGCGGCGGTCGATCAAGGCCCGATGCGTGCCTTGGGCGGCATTCAGGTATTGGCCGATGGCGGTCTGGAACTGCTCGCCGAGGCGCGCACCATCATCATTCCTGGCTGGCGTGATCGCAATGCCGAGGTGCCGCAAGCGCTGCTCGATGCCTTGCGTCAGGCCCATGGCCGTGGTGCGCGGTTGTTGTCGATTTGCTCGGGGGTGTTTGTGCTGGCGGCCAGTGGCCTGCTCGACGGGCATGCCGCCACCACGCATTGGCGCTACACCACGGAACTGGCGCAGCGCTTCCCGGCGATTGCAGTCGATGCGGATGTGCTTTACGTCGACTCAAGCCAGTTGATCACTTCGGCGGGCAGCGCGGCCGGCATCGACGCCTGTCTGCATCTGGTGGCGCGGGACTTCGGCACTCAGGTTGCCAACTCGGTGGCGCGGCGGCTGGTGATGTCGCCGCAGCGTACCGGCGGGCAAGCGCAGTTCATTCCGACGCCGGTCAGCCCGACGCCGCGCAACGATCTGTCGCGGGTGATGCAGTGGGCGCGCGAGCGCTTGCATGAGCCGTTGGAGGTGCGCGATCTGGCCAGTGAAGCGGCGATGAGCGAGCGCACGTTTTTGCGGCGGTTCACCGAGGCCAGCGGGCAGTCGCCCAAGACGTGGTTGCAGCATGAACGGCTGGCGCGGGCGCGGGAGTTGCTCGAGAGCACGGCGCACAACACCGAGCAGATTGCCGAACGTTGTGGTTATCGGTCGGTGGAGAGTTTTCGCGTGGCGTTTCGCGGGGTGGTGGGGGTGCCGCCGTCGGTGTATCGGGAGCGGTTTGGGCGTGGGGTGAAGGCTAATTCTTGA
- a CDS encoding rhodanese-like domain-containing protein encodes MTSLVRDIPAAPSAIALMHFSNRLTFETDCSDVFSSQEAGEVDFVLVDVRGPLAFERGHVPGAINMPTRSLTAEQLAGYPKTTLFVVYCAGPHCNGANKAAVKLAALGYPVKEMIGGVTGWLDEGFELSVALQANAAIPCEC; translated from the coding sequence ATGACCAGTCTGGTTCGCGACATCCCTGCCGCTCCGTCGGCAATCGCGCTGATGCACTTCAGCAATCGTCTGACCTTCGAAACCGATTGTTCCGACGTCTTCAGTAGCCAGGAGGCCGGTGAGGTGGATTTTGTCCTGGTCGACGTGCGCGGGCCGCTGGCCTTTGAGCGTGGGCATGTGCCGGGGGCGATCAATATGCCGACGCGGTCGCTCACGGCAGAGCAACTGGCGGGCTACCCGAAAACCACGTTGTTCGTGGTCTATTGCGCCGGCCCGCACTGCAACGGCGCGAACAAGGCTGCGGTGAAACTGGCGGCGCTGGGTTACCCGGTCAAAGAGATGATCGGCGGCGTGACTGGCTGGCTGGATGAAGGCTTCGAACTGAGCGTGGCGCTACAGGCCAACGCTGCAATCCCCTGCGAATGCTAA
- a CDS encoding ABC transporter substrate-binding protein → MKKLVMFGALALSMLSLTAVAEDAKPIRIGIEAGYPPFSMKTPDGKLAGFDVDIGDALCEQMKVKCTWVEQEFDGLIPALKVKKIDAILSSMTITDDRKKNVDFTIKYYHTPARFVMKAGSNITDPLTQLKGKKVGVLRASTHDRFATEVLVPAGIDLVRYGSQQEANLDMTSGRLDAMLADSVNLSDGFLKTDAGKGFEFVGPTYEDAKYFGGGAGIAVRKGDTALAEQFNKAITEIRANGKYKQVQDKYFDFDVYGH, encoded by the coding sequence ATGAAGAAGCTAGTGATGTTTGGTGCCCTGGCACTGTCGATGTTGTCCCTGACCGCTGTGGCCGAAGACGCCAAGCCGATCCGCATCGGTATCGAAGCCGGTTACCCGCCATTCTCGATGAAAACCCCTGACGGCAAACTGGCCGGTTTTGACGTGGACATCGGCGATGCGTTGTGTGAGCAGATGAAAGTCAAATGTACCTGGGTCGAGCAGGAATTCGATGGCCTGATCCCGGCGCTGAAAGTGAAGAAAATCGACGCCATTCTGTCCTCGATGACCATCACCGACGACCGCAAGAAAAACGTCGATTTCACCATCAAGTACTACCACACCCCGGCGCGCTTCGTGATGAAGGCCGGCTCCAACATCACCGATCCGCTGACCCAGCTCAAAGGCAAGAAAGTCGGCGTACTGCGTGCCAGTACCCACGACCGTTTCGCCACCGAAGTGCTGGTCCCGGCCGGGATCGATCTGGTCCGTTACGGCTCGCAGCAGGAAGCCAACCTCGACATGACCTCCGGTCGTCTTGACGCGATGCTGGCCGACTCGGTCAACCTCAGTGACGGTTTCCTGAAAACCGACGCTGGCAAAGGCTTCGAATTCGTCGGTCCGACCTACGAAGACGCCAAATACTTCGGCGGCGGCGCCGGCATTGCAGTGCGCAAGGGCGATACCGCGCTGGCTGAGCAATTCAACAAGGCCATCACCGAAATCCGCGCCAACGGCAAGTACAAACAAGTGCAGGACAAGTACTTCGACTTTGACGTATACGGCCATTAA
- a CDS encoding succinylglutamate desuccinylase/aspartoacylase family protein — protein MQRIDHVLPWSHLGSERSLSVFRYGAGTRKVYIQASLHADELPGMRTAWELKQRLNALEAQGRLQGVIELVPVANPIGLDQHLQGAHMGRFELGSGKNFNRAFVELSAPVGALIGKRLGADAEANVALIREAMGQVFDELPPAASQLEALHRLLLRHACDADITLDLHCDFDAAIHLYALPQHWPQWQSLAARLKAGVALLCEDSGGSSFDESCSTPWLRLARAFPNAAIPAANLATTLELGSMGDTRVDQAQANCEAILGFLAEQGFISGEWPAAPSECCEGLPFEGTEYLFAPHHGVVSFLRNAGEWVEKDDALFEVVDPLQDRVTTVRAGTSGVLFAIDRGRYTEPGIWQAKVAGRVPFRTGKLTND, from the coding sequence ATGCAACGCATCGACCATGTTCTGCCCTGGAGCCACTTGGGCAGCGAACGCTCACTCAGCGTGTTTCGTTATGGCGCCGGCACGCGCAAGGTTTACATCCAGGCCAGTCTGCATGCCGATGAACTGCCGGGTATGCGCACCGCATGGGAACTCAAGCAACGCCTGAACGCACTGGAAGCGCAAGGTCGCTTGCAAGGCGTGATCGAACTGGTGCCGGTCGCCAACCCGATTGGCCTCGACCAACACCTGCAAGGCGCGCACATGGGGCGCTTCGAACTGGGCAGCGGCAAGAACTTCAACCGCGCCTTCGTCGAACTCAGTGCGCCGGTCGGTGCGTTGATCGGCAAGCGTCTGGGCGCTGACGCCGAGGCCAACGTCGCCTTGATCCGCGAGGCCATGGGCCAGGTCTTCGATGAACTGCCGCCAGCGGCGTCGCAACTGGAAGCACTGCACCGCTTGCTGCTGCGGCATGCCTGCGATGCCGACATTACCCTCGATCTGCACTGCGATTTCGACGCCGCGATTCACCTGTATGCGTTGCCGCAACACTGGCCGCAGTGGCAATCACTGGCGGCGCGGCTGAAGGCTGGCGTGGCGCTGCTGTGTGAAGATTCCGGCGGCAGTTCGTTCGATGAATCCTGCTCGACGCCGTGGCTGCGTCTGGCACGAGCCTTCCCGAACGCGGCGATTCCAGCGGCCAACCTCGCTACCACGCTGGAACTGGGCAGCATGGGCGACACTCGGGTCGATCAGGCTCAGGCCAACTGCGAGGCGATTCTCGGTTTTCTGGCGGAGCAGGGCTTCATCAGCGGCGAATGGCCGGCGGCGCCGAGCGAGTGCTGCGAAGGCTTGCCGTTCGAGGGCACCGAATACCTGTTCGCGCCGCACCATGGCGTGGTGAGTTTCCTGCGCAACGCGGGCGAGTGGGTAGAGAAGGACGATGCATTGTTTGAGGTGGTCGATCCGTTGCAGGACCGCGTGACTACCGTGCGCGCCGGCACCAGTGGCGTGTTGTTCGCGATTGATCGCGGGCGTTATACAGAACCGGGGATCTGGCAGGCGAAAGTGGCGGGGCGGGTGCCGTTTCGTACCGGAAAACTGACTAACGACTGA
- a CDS encoding prolyl oligopeptidase family serine peptidase, translating to MLKVFALLTLLASSAVHAQTTLQSDLPLKYIEQVHTDADPRPLVIFLHGYGSNEADLIGMKFQLPAQYNYLSVQAPLALGEGRFQWFRKKGEGAYNGETDDLKASGQKLRDFVAQAAKKYHTTPDKVYLIGFSQGAMMTYEVGLRPPVAVGGIAALSGRVLPVLKAELKTAQQPLPLSIFIGHGTADDRVPYHDGTAANELLQKLAYTPQFHAYPGVGHGISAAELRDLNAWLQQLNP from the coding sequence ATGTTGAAGGTGTTTGCTCTGTTGACCCTCCTGGCGTCCAGCGCCGTCCACGCTCAAACCACGCTGCAATCCGATCTGCCGCTCAAGTACATCGAGCAGGTTCACACCGACGCCGATCCGCGTCCGCTGGTGATTTTCCTGCACGGCTACGGCAGTAACGAGGCCGATCTGATCGGGATGAAGTTTCAGCTGCCGGCGCAATACAACTACCTGTCAGTGCAGGCGCCGTTGGCGTTGGGCGAAGGGCGTTTCCAATGGTTTCGCAAAAAAGGCGAAGGTGCCTACAACGGCGAGACTGATGATCTGAAGGCCAGTGGCCAGAAGCTTCGGGATTTCGTCGCGCAAGCGGCGAAGAAATATCACACCACTCCGGACAAGGTGTACCTGATCGGCTTCAGCCAGGGCGCGATGATGACCTACGAGGTGGGACTGCGTCCGCCCGTGGCCGTGGGCGGTATCGCGGCGTTGAGCGGACGTGTATTGCCAGTGTTGAAAGCCGAACTGAAGACTGCGCAACAACCGCTGCCACTGAGCATCTTCATCGGTCACGGCACGGCTGATGATCGTGTGCCGTACCACGACGGCACAGCGGCCAATGAACTGTTGCAGAAACTCGCCTACACCCCGCAGTTTCACGCCTATCCCGGCGTCGGCCACGGCATCAGTGCGGCCGAGCTACGGGATTTGAACGCATGGTTGCAGCAGCTCAATCCTTGA
- a CDS encoding chalcone isomerase family protein — protein MNRTPKVLRGCCGIGLWALLLTPTWANWQDAVPGAQIIGTGDFSVWGFDVYNARLWSAARPLAPDQPFALELIYRRTISRDDLVKASVDEIKRLAGSNISAAQLAGWQIQMQQSFVDVQAGTRITGVYLPGQGARFFVGQQLQHEIDDPQFARAFFDIWLDPRTRSPELRQQLLGVSR, from the coding sequence ATGAACAGAACACCGAAGGTGTTGCGTGGGTGCTGCGGCATCGGCTTGTGGGCGTTGCTGCTGACCCCGACCTGGGCCAATTGGCAGGACGCGGTGCCGGGCGCGCAGATCATTGGCACCGGCGATTTCAGCGTGTGGGGTTTTGATGTCTACAACGCTCGCTTGTGGAGCGCTGCGCGGCCGCTGGCACCGGACCAACCGTTTGCTCTGGAACTGATCTATCGCCGAACCATTTCCCGCGACGACCTGGTGAAAGCCAGCGTCGATGAAATCAAGCGTCTGGCTGGCAGCAACATCAGCGCCGCGCAACTCGCCGGTTGGCAAATCCAGATGCAGCAGTCGTTTGTCGATGTACAGGCCGGCACGCGCATCACCGGGGTTTATCTGCCGGGGCAGGGCGCACGTTTTTTTGTCGGGCAGCAGTTGCAACATGAGATCGATGATCCGCAGTTTGCCCGGGCGTTTTTTGATATCTGGCTCGATCCGCGAACGCGCAGCCCCGAGTTGCGTCAGCAGTTGCTCGGTGTCAGTCGGTAA
- a CDS encoding Nramp family divalent metal transporter, translating into MKFSLPKIATAPFCPPEVAGSVTVDPNAAFFKRVLRFAGPGLLVSIGYMDPGNWATAIEAGSRFGYSLLFVVLLASLAGMVVQCLCSRLGIATGRDLAQLSRERYSTPTARLQWVLAEISIIATDLAEVLGCALAFHLLLGCSLTFGIALTAFDTLLVLALQNRGFRRLEAIMLVLVATIGVCFFVELVLIKPYWPDVAQGFKPSLAAISDAAPLYLAIGILGATVMPHNLYLHTSIVQTRMIGKDLASKQDAVKLARIDTIGSLALALLVNAAILILAAAAFHKTGHTDVVDIQDAYHLLDPLVGGALASVLFGVALLASGQSSTFTGTIAGQVIMEGYLNLRIPCWQRRLITRGLALIPAFIGVWLMGDGAVGKLLVMSQVVLSLQLPFALYPLIRMTNDKQLMGPFVNRWPTRVLAWGLFVLISGANSWLILQLAA; encoded by the coding sequence GTGAAATTCAGCTTACCCAAAATTGCCACCGCGCCGTTTTGCCCGCCGGAAGTCGCCGGCAGCGTTACGGTTGATCCCAATGCCGCGTTTTTCAAGCGGGTGCTGCGCTTCGCCGGCCCCGGTTTGCTGGTGTCGATCGGCTACATGGATCCGGGTAACTGGGCGACGGCCATCGAAGCCGGATCGCGTTTTGGCTACAGCCTGTTGTTCGTGGTGTTGCTGGCGAGTCTGGCGGGCATGGTCGTGCAATGCCTGTGCTCGCGGCTGGGCATCGCCACCGGGCGCGATCTGGCGCAATTGTCCCGCGAGCGCTACAGCACGCCGACGGCGCGCCTGCAATGGGTGTTGGCGGAGATCTCGATCATCGCCACCGACCTTGCCGAAGTCCTCGGCTGCGCGCTGGCGTTTCATTTGCTGCTCGGCTGTTCGCTGACCTTCGGCATTGCCCTGACCGCGTTCGATACGCTGCTGGTACTGGCCCTGCAGAACCGTGGATTCCGTCGACTGGAAGCGATCATGCTGGTCCTGGTCGCCACGATCGGCGTGTGTTTCTTCGTCGAACTGGTGCTGATCAAACCGTACTGGCCGGACGTCGCCCAAGGTTTCAAACCGTCACTGGCAGCGATCAGCGATGCGGCGCCGTTGTACCTGGCGATCGGCATTCTCGGCGCCACGGTGATGCCGCATAACCTTTATCTGCATACGTCCATCGTGCAGACGCGGATGATCGGCAAGGATCTGGCGAGCAAACAGGACGCGGTAAAACTCGCACGCATCGACACAATTGGCTCGCTGGCGCTGGCACTGCTGGTCAACGCCGCGATTCTGATTCTCGCGGCGGCGGCGTTTCACAAGACCGGGCACACCGATGTGGTGGACATTCAGGACGCCTATCACTTGCTCGATCCGCTGGTCGGCGGCGCGCTCGCCAGCGTGTTGTTTGGCGTGGCGCTGCTTGCGTCGGGCCAGAGTTCGACCTTCACTGGCACTATCGCCGGCCAGGTGATCATGGAGGGGTATCTGAACCTGCGGATCCCCTGCTGGCAACGGCGCCTGATCACCCGAGGCCTGGCGTTGATCCCGGCGTTTATCGGCGTGTGGCTGATGGGCGACGGTGCGGTGGGCAAATTGCTGGTGATGAGTCAGGTGGTGTTGAGCCTGCAATTGCCGTTTGCCTTGTATCCGCTGATTCGCATGACCAACGACAAACAACTGATGGGGCCGTTTGTGAACCGCTGGCCGACCCGCGTGCTGGCGTGGGGGTTGTTTGTGCTGATCAGCGGCGCCAATAGCTGGTTGATCCTGCAACTGGCAGCCTGA
- a CDS encoding cytochrome P450: protein MDPIIAATHADPYPYYATLRAEGGLTFHPGLKFWVASSARAVCAALAHAECRVRPAQEPVPKAIAEGIAGNVFGQLMRMNDGERQRCPRSAIEPALGLIDQDEVYARVSARLISTDADGLYKAMFRGPVCVVAALLGFSPAQSRAISDLTAGFAACLSPLSNDSQLAAAHLAAEQLRGYFIELLAESAGDSALLARIRQHFNGDEETMIANLIGLCSQTFEATAGLIGNALVALRHNPQLRAHPVDALLSEVQRFDPSVQNTRRFVAESCEIDGMRIEAGDVILVLLASANRDPALNENPDVFLPERKNRRSFSFGSGRHQCPGQALAMGIAGATLRQILDHGVELDRLSWHYRPSLNGRIPLFSTLAV from the coding sequence ATGGACCCGATCATCGCTGCGACTCATGCCGATCCTTATCCCTACTACGCAACGCTGCGCGCCGAGGGTGGGCTGACGTTTCATCCCGGCCTGAAATTCTGGGTTGCCAGCAGCGCCCGCGCGGTTTGCGCGGCACTGGCGCATGCCGAGTGCCGGGTGCGTCCCGCGCAGGAGCCCGTGCCCAAAGCGATCGCCGAGGGCATCGCCGGCAACGTCTTCGGCCAGTTGATGCGGATGAACGACGGCGAGCGCCAGCGTTGCCCGCGTTCGGCCATCGAGCCGGCCTTGGGATTGATCGATCAGGACGAAGTTTACGCACGGGTGAGCGCACGCCTGATCAGCACAGACGCGGACGGTCTATACAAAGCCATGTTCCGAGGCCCGGTGTGCGTGGTCGCGGCATTGCTCGGATTCAGCCCGGCGCAAAGTCGGGCAATCAGTGACCTGACCGCCGGTTTCGCTGCATGTTTATCGCCGTTGAGCAATGACTCGCAACTGGCGGCGGCGCACCTCGCAGCAGAACAACTGCGGGGTTACTTCATCGAATTGCTGGCCGAATCTGCCGGGGACAGCGCTTTGCTTGCGCGAATCCGCCAGCACTTCAATGGCGATGAAGAAACCATGATCGCCAACCTGATTGGCCTCTGCTCGCAGACATTTGAAGCCACCGCCGGACTGATCGGCAATGCGCTGGTGGCGCTGCGGCACAATCCTCAGCTACGCGCCCACCCCGTCGATGCCCTGCTGAGCGAAGTTCAGCGCTTTGACCCTTCGGTACAAAACACCCGGCGCTTTGTCGCGGAGTCCTGCGAAATCGATGGCATGCGCATTGAGGCTGGAGATGTGATTCTGGTGCTGCTGGCCTCGGCCAATCGCGATCCGGCGCTGAACGAAAATCCTGACGTGTTTCTACCGGAGCGGAAGAACCGCCGCAGTTTCAGTTTCGGCAGCGGTCGGCATCAGTGTCCGGGGCAAGCGTTGGCGATGGGCATTGCCGGAGCGACGCTGAGGCAGATTCTCGATCATGGCGTGGAACTGGATCGCCTGAGCTGGCATTACCGGCCTTCGCTCAATGGGCGTATTCCTCTCTTCAGCACCCTAGCCGTCTGA
- a CDS encoding helix-turn-helix transcriptional regulator — translation MHAEHQDIGVSQVAAAIAEPARTKILCSLMDGHARTATELAAIAEVGASTASAHLARLKDLALVRLHIQGRHRYYSLADKRVAQALEALMVIGQSATPIFKPHTPDRLQFARTCYDHMAGTLAVLLHDRFIEAGWLEATDEQAYCVSASGEALFAELGVEVGDLSTLRRKFACPCLDWSMRRPHLGGSLGAALLQVALKRKWLTQDLDSRALALTALGRKEIRARFGIELPVEVGIKRSQPAAASTGTVYS, via the coding sequence ATGCACGCAGAACATCAAGACATCGGCGTCTCGCAGGTGGCCGCCGCCATCGCCGAACCGGCCCGCACGAAAATCCTCTGTTCGCTGATGGACGGCCACGCCCGCACCGCCACCGAGCTGGCGGCGATCGCCGAGGTCGGCGCGTCCACTGCCAGCGCGCACCTGGCCAGACTCAAGGATCTGGCGCTGGTGCGTCTGCATATCCAGGGCCGCCACCGTTATTACAGCCTCGCCGACAAGCGTGTCGCCCAGGCGCTGGAAGCGTTGATGGTGATCGGCCAGAGCGCCACGCCGATCTTCAAGCCGCACACGCCGGATCGCCTGCAATTCGCCCGCACCTGTTACGACCACATGGCCGGGACACTGGCGGTGCTGCTGCATGACCGCTTTATCGAGGCGGGTTGGCTGGAGGCAACCGACGAGCAGGCGTATTGCGTGAGCGCCAGTGGCGAGGCGTTGTTTGCCGAGCTGGGTGTTGAGGTCGGCGATCTGTCGACGTTGCGTCGTAAATTCGCCTGCCCCTGTCTGGACTGGAGCATGCGCCGGCCGCATCTCGGGGGTTCGCTGGGGGCTGCGTTGTTGCAGGTGGCGTTGAAGCGCAAGTGGCTGACGCAGGATCTCGACAGTCGGGCGTTGGCGCTGACGGCGCTGGGGCGCAAGGAAATCCGTGCGCGATTCGGCATCGAGTTGCCGGTCGAGGTTGGCATCAAAAGATCGCAGCCTGCGGCAGCCTCTACAGGGACTGTCTATAGCTGA